GTCACCACGTACTACCCAATTATCTACTGCCACATCATCTACTGCCAAACTATCTCCATTTACAACTCTCAGTTCTACCAGCAGATCTCAAATGTACCTGTGGACAGATTCAGAAGATGTTCCCCAGCTCTCAGGTGACTCTGCATCAAGCAGATTTAAATTCCCAATATATGAACAACACTCAGACAATATGCGTAATGATATCATTTTgagaaaaatttcagaaatatatGCACAAATGCAACAGGCACCTCCTGGTGACAGCAATAATCCAGAATATAAAGAGTATATTAAAGCCTCTAAAGAGCTCCTGAAACGAAGCCTTGCTCTAGCAGAAGCAGCAGAATATAGATTAGAAAAAATGTATACATCCGAGGCATTGGCAGAAGGACGAACCAGTAATCAAATTGTTGACATTGAAACTGTTATTAATACGTTGTATAATTCTAGATCTAAATTACCGGAATATTTAGATATTAAATATGTTCCAGCTGAGATGAGAGAAAGGGCTAATACAGTATTCAGTACATTGAAAAATATATTATGTGCAGGTCAAGTAGAAACTCAAAATCTTATTAAGAAGTTATTAAGCAATAATATAAAACTTCTAAACCTACTTGATATTCCTCGATAAAGTTGGTTTAAGCAAACAGTATTCTTTCACAGGAAAATAAGCATATTAGTGATTTCAAaagttgtttaaaaatatttttattataatttaataCACTAACATCTTTATATGTCATGTTCTAAAATTTTTCATATGCACAGAAatctaataatttaaaataaaaatttggttCAGGAGTTTGTACCTAGTTTGAAATAATTTTACGTATGTGGTTTTTATTGCTCTTTCAGGGAGTAATTCAGAgaatctcagttttctttctggaTAGCACAATTGGGACTCATATCAGAACTACttttatttggacatatatgtgCCTCCTTTGAAAAATGATATAAGACCCATCCCTGTTCTTTTGTCGTCAAGTGCTTTTGGAGTATCAATGAGGGACCTGAAATTTGTAATGAAGTAATTTTGACTTATTTTCTCTATTGGTTTATTTGTGTACATACACATCAAAGCTTTGCAAATGTTTTGTCAGGAAGTATAATTGACATCGTTGAGGTCAACTGTATAATAGTATTATTATGGTGCAGGTAATTGTTTCTTTATTTGACCAGTATTAATTCAAATTCATATACTTATTCCTTCATCTAGCTAGTCATTTGTGGTTtaatcaaaatttattttttaataggatAAATTGCTAGACTTTATAATAATGAAGACCTATTTCCTTCTCTCTTTGAGATTACattattgccgcagtctggctgggcacaattcaggagccacttgtcaaaaactaactttattttttagaaccacacacgataaacaaaacagctgctcaggaaaaaaccctcagagcccaactgccaccaccggcttcccacacgccacacaccccaacaacctcctcctcccacaatcctcctgctcttgaggccgattggctggctgggtcgcatgggcggagccaagaaagtcccccaatgaacagctccgtggtctgaaagggcagggaaacagcccaatgaaagtcccccaatgaacagctccgtggtctgaaagggcagggaaacagcccaatgagcatcaccgcagaggagccaatcagctagatgttgctggggccgctgtgagccaatcatcagctggcagtctgaaagtttgctggggccccttcagctcatcagctggcagtctgaaagtttgctggggccccttcgctgtggctctcaacatctccccctctctgtttaaacaacaagcatgtggcttagggaccgtgcctgccttaggttgtccaatagtacatatggtccttaccccttatcggatgagctgacctcaaggcgtcagcctcctgtcttaggttggtaccatagtaattggatcttacccgtcattgactaccagtccagtatacagccacacctgtgtagaggtcttcgtaccagtgggggggtgaggttctttgcctcacctctgttggcccccaaattttagctgaacgatcatgacaaacagaagggaggaagatacaccaagccagctgaaggcttcttttggaaaaattgtaccaccaatgacaccatcagcacaaataccccaacactaccagaagttgctgcaccaacagatagttcacaatgcatacaagtgagttcacaatgcatataagtgatacatagtccaggcaagttctgcaagcagttcagtgatggctattgcagaagctgtagattggttttatctttgtcttcatgcactgggatgaagataggaattctggcaataatggctaaagaaaaattatataacattatataacattccagaaggcactaaaagaaaacaattttcttaacaatttacattgtcttcactgaagataggaattctggcaataatggctaaagaaaaaattatgtaacgttccagaaggcattaaaagaaaacaattttcttaacaatttacattatctttaagagaattattaaatataatgaaaaggaaaggtgaaagtaaacaaacagatctgttaacctccttttttgttcacattttaaaacaatcttcaatagctgtttacccaatttaaattaaaccatataaatcacgtgaataaaaaaaattatttggatccattttttcatgagcgatcatcatatatgacatatggacataagtacattcaaacacaaaacacaagtgtgcacacataatacatacgacacataacataatagtaaaggccttataactttttacaggtgaaatctccattgcaatgtttaaaaactctatagtcaaaaaataggactgatcagcaaaacattaacctaggtctctatgagctcaaaaaaaaaaaaaaatatgggaaagggcaataataaaatagatattgaaaaaagcattctggttctgtcgcagatgtaagaataaccaaactggagttctggatatcacatcttctttttggtctgtagaaatcgctttagttaatctgtctggaatccaaatcagctgctgttctccctgtggaaacacataaacagacccccgattccaggcaatcactgggtcaggaccttagttaatctctctggaatccaaatcggctgctgttctccctgtggaaacacacaaacagacccccgactccagacaattactgggtcaggacctttccattgtcctgttagaatatccttccaaagtaccttgggcttatatacattttttggacacatatgcctttccgcagcactaagccctgatgaatccaaatttaaaaagtttagagtaaaaagggttattttaagtttatctttggggaatatataccccttcccaattccttctttttgctttaataagtacattttaatagtttgatgagctctttcaactatgccttgtccctgtggattgtatgggattcctgttatatgagtaatgccaaatgatgagcaaaattgtttaaaagaggtagaagtataaccaggggcattatctgtttttaactgttttggaacgcccacagtggcaaaattttgtaagcaatgagctataacatctttagttttttctccggcatgaagggagcccatcaaaaatccagaagaagtatcaactgtaacatgcaaataatttaattttcccaattctggcaagtgtgtgacgtccatctgccaaatatggttaggtatcaatcctttaggattgactccaagattaacttgtggtaaaaaggtcacacaattttgacattgttttattatttgtctagcttgttccttagttattttaaaacgcttttgtaaagtattagcattgacatggaactttttatgaaaatttatagcttcttctagtgtagagaaaatatgtatgtcatgtgtagttttatctgctaaatcattgcccaaactaagggctccaggcaatcctgtatgtgccctgatatgtcctataaagaatggatcttttctgtcccagattagattttgtatagtggaaagcaaaaagaaaatagtagaggaaggggaaatcctaccagcatcttcaagggatactatagcattaactatatactgactatcgaaaaataaattaaatacagaatttttaaacatcacaaaagcctgtaatactgccttaagctctaccttttgagctgattgtttgggtactaaaaatgtaaaagtttgatcaggtgtaactattgctgctgtgccattatttgatccatcagtgaatatatttggagcattcccgataggtgtttttcttgtcatttttggaaaaattacaggatgcgatgaccaaaaagacaataaaggattagatggtaagtggttatcaaatgaaacattagatttgcacatgattattgcccaagtatttaactcattagctaactcatcaatttgattcatagtatatggagtaataattttattgggagaaattccaaacactccctttgctgcttttattcctttgagtattaattgtcctacagcctcaggatacctagtaagaatagtgttaggagaataagataaatgtatccacaataatgggccttcttgccaaaatactcctgtaggaatattttttgttggtagtacaataaataataaaggcaaacttatatcaattctatccaaatgcatattttccatatatgtttcaatgatttttaatgcctttcttgcttcaggcgttaacattcggggtgaatttggatctgatggaccttttaggatatcaaataaaggtcccaactctcctgttggtatacctagataaggccttatccaatttatgcctcctaataacttttgaaagtcattaagtgatttgagttgatctactcgtatttgaatttttggtggacggaccatggttgaggataatagaactcctaaataattaattggaaaatttaattgtactttatctattgctatctctagattataattttttaataagtttgtaagtgtggcataacagtctagcaatgtgtttttagctttgtgtgctaataatacatcatccatatagtgaaatatttgtagttcaggattttgatttctaagtggctggattgctttgttaacataaatttgacacatagttgggctgttagccatcccttgagggagtactttccattcatatctctgatcaggaccttcatgattcagtgcagggatagtaaatgcaaaacgtggactatcctcaggatgaattggaattgaaaaaaaaaaacaatctttaatatctataactaaaacataccaagtttttggcaaagcagacaattgaggaatccccgattgagcaggtcccataataaccatctcattattaatggctcttaaatcttgcaataatctccatttaccagatttctttttgatgacaaaaatgggagtattatggggagatacagaaggttgtatatgtccttctgctaattgttgtttgaccagatcatgggctgctagtatcttttctttagtcaggggccactgaggaacccatactggtctttctgatttccaagtaatttttattgtctcagtggccctttctgaaaatccaacccatgtctgtctgttccttgatctatttgtattggtgctgctataccttgttcttgttttcctaatctttttcctttcctaaaaccttgtctagtcataatagtgggtgcattttggttgatgttatttgttaatgtcaaacctaattgatctaggacatctcgtccccataaatttataggaagaagatccaatacatatggctgtatagttccttcacatccttcaggatccttccaatctaataccattgcacttctatggggattagtcgccactcctaggcctcgaagcgtttgagtggcttgttgtaatggccaatgttttggccattcttgacgagagatgatgctaagttctgtacctgtatccagtagcccattaaattcatgtccttgaatatttagttttagcatggggcgagaatctaaatttaaagacagcatagcccaatctacacctgtggagcctaatcccttggaacctctttctatagcacgactggaaaatttatcatgtaggcttggtattattagtaactgtgctattctatctcctggtgaaattactgatataccatttggagaactggctataatttttatttcaccttcataatcgggatcaattaccccaggacttatcataagtccttttagagtagaagagctgcgtcccaataataagcctcctgttcctttgggaagaggtcctttcacccctgtgggaatgatttgaactcccatctctggagttagtactgatctggcggaggcgcagatgtccaaccctgcgctccctctggtttgtctgatgagggatctgatggacaatgtgtcctgggcactaccctgatggggttgctgggttcctccagtgctctgtatatttgtggtttggggccccggagcattgggcccccctgtccattttttggcaatggagcccaatgcctttctccatgatatcgtggataaacacttgatccttgttcgttttttgataatggagtaccctctatggtggtttgagaatggcattcattagcccaatgtctccctctacggcatcgtgggcaaatacccggtattttactcctttgatacctagttttgttaaaccctcctcctatggggcaattccttttaaaatgtcctgtttgttcacaattgtagaatgttcttggcctggaatctaaagcctgttttactgcagctgccacaatttgcccttgttcattaatgtctctggcatctaaagcctgttttactgcagctgccacaattttcccttgttcattaatgtctctggcatctaaagcctgttttattgcagctgccatgacttgctcttgttcattaatgtctctacataatttaatatatgtgtttaaatcttcatgtttccatggtctaatgatatctctgcaccaacgattcgcttggtcataagccagttgttttattaatggcattgcttgttctgtattcccaaaaactctggtagctgtttgaataagcctatctacaaattcagcataagattcattagttccttgtattatcttagataattgaccttgtaaacctccatgtccttgtaaagtcttccatgccttaactgcatctacagcaatttgtaaatatacaccaggatcatatgcaatttgttgctgctgatcctcataaggtccctttcctaacaacatatctagatttctctgaggataaccagctgttgcatttcgcctagccgtctccttgcaaaattcctcattggcaaccttccataacaggtattgtcctccatttagcacagctttacacatattagcccaatctgctggcgtcatgttcaagttggtaatggattcgaccaagcttacggtgaagggtgcttgaggatcataggttgttacagcctctcttagctgcttcactgttttgaaatttaaagtatggtaaattcgctgccctcctacctcaaatacagggcatgttaatacttgagatcctgtctcaggatctgaactatccactgcgggggttgggggcctctcagcatatggaagtggccttgtcagttggacacttacgtcctctggtgatagaaaggtgttagtagcagtctcctgtagaggtggtgctgttggttggacacttaagccctctggtgatagaaaggttttagtagcagtctccttttgtaactttccccctgatggctttttctgctctaaactttctttctctgtctgattagctcgaaagaccttctcttttacttgaatcttttcctctttctgactaacttgagagacctcctcttttacttgaatcaatatgtcttctccttcctctacctttgtctgaattgaaggctttggactaagaaaaccagataccaatgcccacaatgccaatgtgccagctggcagagttcctgggctgttcttttctattctttttaaatcttcaccatgatggttccattgtgatatatttaacaactcctccttaaaaagccatgggctacatttttgcattgtatcaacgtatgccctgactgttcttgattttactgagatgccttcttcctctaacaatttacttaacactctttcagtttgttttttactagtttctgatcccgtatttctactataatacaacccaacaagatgacgccaaacaaaaccgagacagaatgaaataaaaatggaacaacaaaaattcattatagcctttctatcctcctgacatgtgcatccgtcctttctccctatctgttcctcagacgtaaatagtttttcctcagaagtgagcggtttttcttccgtctcactcatctccagggacaggcaacttaaaacaaaaatgaagcaaaacaaaagaggaatcttaaaatggctccccatcctctcaccctgccctcaggggcgagcggttcacttaccctcagtcgctccccgtgcgagccaccaaatgccgcagtctggctgggcacaattcaggagccacttgtcaaaagaaactaactttatttttagaaccacacacgataaacaaaacagctgctcaggaaaaaaccctcagagcccaactgccaccaccggcttcccacacgccacacaccccaacaacctcctcctcccacaatcctcctgctcttgaggccgattggctgggtcgcatgggcggagccaagaaagtcccccaatgagcagctctgtgctctgaaagggcagggaaacagcccaatgagcatcaccgcagaggagccaatcagctagatgttgctggggccgctgtgagccaatcatcagctggcagtctgaaagtttgctggggccccttcagctcatcagctggcagtctgaaagtttgctggggccccttcggctgtggctctcaacacattaTAGcaggaaatataaatattaaacaatatcaaCAACTTGAAAATTTCAGTTGTGGCAAGTTATTATGAAGGTAAGATATTTGACCTCATCTAAaccaagaataattggaaagttaCTCTGGGAAAAGAGGTATTTAAGTTTAAGGTGAGGTCGAAAGTAGAGGGTGTGTTTACTGGTTAGGTTAAGGGAGCATTCCAAGCCGTGGGATGAGCACAGGTGAAAGCTCCGGTCTGAGAATGAGTGTGGCAGGTTCAAAAAGTACTTGGAGTATGGGGATGCATCTTGAGAGAGCATCCTGAAATGGAGTGGGATATACACAGGGTCAGAGTAGACCCTGCGGGGTATGTATGTTAGATATTTTAGCCTTTCTCCTATGATCAATGAGAATCTATTAGTGGATTTTAAGTGAAGAACTAGTATGatcaaatatttttgttta
This region of Callospermophilus lateralis isolate mCalLat2 chromosome 3, mCalLat2.hap1, whole genome shotgun sequence genomic DNA includes:
- the Spesp1 gene encoding sperm equatorial segment protein 1, translated to MKPVVLLVALLLWPSSAPAFPSITVSRDEEQNLNHYVQVLENLILSVPTREPGPEKKSKSPKNLYSIGSKRSKSEETVTPSTENNVLIKDVSAGSTPFSTRDFTSPGVGKKLMTENTPFWSIRPNNISVVLHAEEPYIEKEEPEPEPEPEPETVTVTKRSRASTLSPRTTQLSTATSSTAKLSPFTTLSSTSRSQMYLWTDSEDVPQLSGDSASSRFKFPIYEQHSDNMRNDIILRKISEIYAQMQQAPPGDSNNPEYKEYIKASKELLKRSLALAEAAEYRLEKMYTSEALAEGRTSNQIVDIETVINTLYNSRSKLPEYLDIKYVPAEMRERANTVFSTLKNILCAGQVETQNLIKKLLSNNIKLLNLLDIPR